Below is a genomic region from Persicimonas caeni.
GAGGAGGGCAGGCCGGTGGGCCCGCCCGGGTTCAGGCTGAAAGGGCGGTTCGATACGGACCGGCCTTGTCAGCGCTGATGAGTGCATGCAGAGTAAATGGCTTTGCGCTCAGGAATCAATGCGGATGTACCCATGGCGTTGCGTCGCAAAGTAAGAAAAGTACTCAATCACCGAGTCACCGAGGCCCTCGTTGCGCTGCTCATCATCGTCTCGGTGGTGCTGGTGCTGGCCGAGGCTTGGCTGCAACGCACCGATCCGTTGTATTGGCAGATCCGGCGGGCGAACGACGTCATCACGCTGGTGTTCGTCATCGAGTTGTTCATTCGCTACTACGCCGAGCGCCGAAAGGAGCGCTTCTTTCGAAAGTGCTGGTATGACATCCTCGCGGTGCTTCCGGTCTTTCGGGCGGTGCGCTTTCTGCGCGTGCTTCGCTTGCTTCGACTCTACCGGCTGGGCATCATCGCCACGCGCCGGCTGCGCCGCTTCTCCAGCGCCTTTCGGGTGGTACGTGTCGAGTACGTCATCGTCGGGCTGACGATCCTGACGGTCGTGCTCATGGGGGCGATGTCGATGCGGGTGGTCGAGGGGCGGTTTAACGCCGATTTCGCCACACTCGACCAGTCGTTGTGGTTTGCAGTGATGACCTTGATTGCGGCCGAGCCGGTCGGCGGAGCCCCCGTCACTCCGATGGGGCGGGTCGTAACCCTGGCGATGATGCTCAGCGGATTGACCGTTTTCGCGGTCTTTACCGGTACGGTGTCCGCGGTGATGATCGAAACGCTTCGAAAAGTAAGGTTGCATGGCATGGAACTCGACGATTTGTACGAACACGTGATCATCTGCGGCTGGAATCAAGCCGGCCCGCTGGTGGTGCGCGAGTTGATGAACGACGCACGCTACGACCACTTTGTGATCATCACCGAGAACGAGGCGATCGAGAACGATCCGGTCGTCCAAGAGTTCCCCGACCAAATCTTGACCCTCGTGGGCGATTATACCCGCATCGATTGCCTCAAGGAGGCCGGCGTCGAGCGCGCCGGCGTGGCATTGCTGTTGGCGGATTCGACGATGGAGGAGCGCTCGACCCAAGATCGCGACGCGCGCACGGTGCTGGCGGCCATGCTCATCGAAAAACTCAACGCCGACATTTACACCACCGTGCAGCTGCTCAACCGTGACAATGAGGCGAGCCTGCGTCGGGTTGGCGTCGAGGAGATCATCGTCAGCGAGGAGTATGTCGGCAACATTATGGCCACGGTCACACGCAATCGTGGAATTGTTTCGATGCTCGACGAACTTCTTACTACAGCGTACGGACATCAGTTTTATCGATGCGCGATTCCCTCCGAAATGATTGGTATGCACATCGGAGACGCGATCTCGCATCTCAAGAAAGAATACGACGCAACTTTGCTGGCGGTGGACCTGCAAAACGGGCCGAGGATCAACTCGGTCAAGGTCAACCCACCGACCGATTTGGTGCTCGAAGAGACGCACTTTGTTTATATCGCCGCCCCCAAACCGATCGATTGATCGGGAGAGGGCGGATTCTCAGACATACACTCTCGAGGAACGATGCTTACCGAAATTCTGCTGGACGCGGCGCTCATTGGCGCCGAATGGGTGCTGTGGCTACTGGTCATCCTCAGCTTGCTGAGCGTGCTCGCCATGATCGAGCGGGCGATGTTCTACGGAAAGCGTGCGATCGACATCCAAGCGCTGCGAGGCAAGCTCGAGCAGCACTTCAGCAAGGCCGAGTTCGAGAAGGCCGCCAAGATGCTCGAGGAGTACGCCGAGACGATGGAGGCGCGCGTGGTTCTCTTTGGCATTCGCGACTGGGAACGCGGCGCTGCGGCCGTCGAAGATCGCATGACCGGTGCCCTGTCGACCGAGAAGAACCGCTACGAGAAGTACCTGGCGTTTCTCGGTACGGTCGGCAACAACGCGCCGTTCATCGGGCTCTTCGGGACGGTGCTGGGGATTATCGGTGCCTTCGAGAACCTGGCGGAGGGAAGCCAAGAAGCAGCCCAGATGGTCATGGCGGCTATCGGTGAGGCGCTCGTGGCCACCGGCGTCGGCCTTCTGGTCGCCATCCCGGCGGTCATCGCGTTCAACGCCTTCAAAACGCGCATCAAGAAGTCGGTCGCCCAGACCGATTTGTTGGGGCGCACGCTGCTGGCCTACCTCAGAAATGAGAAGCCGCCGCGCGGCGCTGACGGCACGGCCAGCTAGACCTCGGCCGAACTAGAGCAGGGCGCAGCCCGGAAACCACTGAACCAATCGGACTGGATAAATCATGGCTGGGTTCAACTCGGGAGACGACGAAGACGTCATTGCGGGGATCAACGTCACACCGCTTGTCGACATCGTCTTGGTGTTG
It encodes:
- a CDS encoding MotA/TolQ/ExbB proton channel family protein; the protein is MLTEILLDAALIGAEWVLWLLVILSLLSVLAMIERAMFYGKRAIDIQALRGKLEQHFSKAEFEKAAKMLEEYAETMEARVVLFGIRDWERGAAAVEDRMTGALSTEKNRYEKYLAFLGTVGNNAPFIGLFGTVLGIIGAFENLAEGSQEAAQMVMAAIGEALVATGVGLLVAIPAVIAFNAFKTRIKKSVAQTDLLGRTLLAYLRNEKPPRGADGTAS
- a CDS encoding potassium channel family protein, which produces MALRRKVRKVLNHRVTEALVALLIIVSVVLVLAEAWLQRTDPLYWQIRRANDVITLVFVIELFIRYYAERRKERFFRKCWYDILAVLPVFRAVRFLRVLRLLRLYRLGIIATRRLRRFSSAFRVVRVEYVIVGLTILTVVLMGAMSMRVVEGRFNADFATLDQSLWFAVMTLIAAEPVGGAPVTPMGRVVTLAMMLSGLTVFAVFTGTVSAVMIETLRKVRLHGMELDDLYEHVIICGWNQAGPLVVRELMNDARYDHFVIITENEAIENDPVVQEFPDQILTLVGDYTRIDCLKEAGVERAGVALLLADSTMEERSTQDRDARTVLAAMLIEKLNADIYTTVQLLNRDNEASLRRVGVEEIIVSEEYVGNIMATVTRNRGIVSMLDELLTTAYGHQFYRCAIPSEMIGMHIGDAISHLKKEYDATLLAVDLQNGPRINSVKVNPPTDLVLEETHFVYIAAPKPID